The genomic region GCGGGCGATCGAGTTCGCCGGCGCCGCGACGGCTCGGCCGCAGCCTGAGGTGCTGGCGGCGCTGCAGGCCGGGCCACGTGCCGTGGTGATCTGCCCGAGCAACCCATTCATCAGCATCGGGCCCATCCTGGCGATGCCGGGCCTGCGGGGGGCTATCGCGAGCTGCGGCGCGCCGGTGATTGCCGTCTCCCCGATTATCGCCGGGCAGGCGGTGAAGGGGCCGACGGCGAAGATGTTCGCCGAGCTCGGCACGCCCCCGACCGCGGCCGCCGTCGCCGCGCATTACGGCGCGCTGCTGGACGGCTTCGTCATGGAGGAAGGCGACGACGCAAGCGGCATCGCGGCGCGGGTCTTCCCTGCGGCGACGCTGATGCGGAGCCTTGAGGACAAGGTGGCGCTGGCGCGCACGGTGCTCGCCGCGGCGGAGGCGCTGCGGTGAGCCTCTGGGCCATCCTGCCGGTCAAGGAGATGGAGGGGTCGAAGCAACGCCTCTCGCCGCTGCTCTCGCCCGCGGAGCGCGTCGCGCTGATGCGGGTCATGGTGGCCGAGGTGCTGGACGCCCTCTGCGTCGCGCGGGGCCTCGCCGGCATGTCCGTGGTGACGCTCGATGCATGGGCAGCGGCGGAGGCGCGCCGGCGCGGCGCGCGGGTCATCACCAAGGG from Longimicrobium sp. harbors:
- a CDS encoding 2-phospho-L-lactate transferase CofD family protein, with the protein product RAIEFAGAATARPQPEVLAALQAGPRAVVICPSNPFISIGPILAMPGLRGAIASCGAPVIAVSPIIAGQAVKGPTAKMFAELGTPPTAAAVAAHYGALLDGFVMEEGDDASGIAARVFPAATLMRSLEDKVALARTVLAAAEALR